In a genomic window of Tissierella sp. Yu-01:
- a CDS encoding diaminopimelate epimerase: MKLNYVKVNPVENMTIFVMDQVDSSQHMIMANKLMDYNCIHGEQVGFVENPRTMKGKSLNTLRLQMMGGEFCGNATRSLAALMVHLKVDSITKNDDIYNVILEVSGYDELLSCQVRETDEESVFYSKVKMPLPHRISKTNISFEGTLIDLNRIDFPGITHFIVDENEVNEKEKFFEVIKDKMEKEDYDAFGLMFYNYEDRFLKPLVYVRATDSKYWERSCASGTSALGVALALNKNISIEEKVKQPGGELEVSITLENGKITELYLDGKVDIVSEGVVYLEGQL, from the coding sequence ATGAAGCTGAATTATGTAAAAGTAAACCCGGTAGAGAATATGACAATATTTGTAATGGATCAAGTTGATTCTTCTCAACACATGATAATGGCAAATAAACTTATGGATTATAACTGCATACATGGAGAGCAGGTTGGATTTGTAGAAAATCCTAGGACTATGAAAGGAAAATCGTTGAATACACTAAGACTACAAATGATGGGCGGAGAATTTTGTGGAAATGCAACTAGATCACTTGCAGCACTTATGGTACATCTAAAGGTAGATAGCATAACTAAAAATGATGATATCTATAATGTAATTTTAGAAGTATCAGGATACGATGAGTTATTAAGTTGTCAGGTGAGAGAAACTGATGAAGAAAGTGTTTTTTATTCCAAGGTCAAAATGCCATTGCCCCATAGAATATCAAAAACAAATATTTCCTTTGAAGGAACGTTGATTGATTTAAACAGAATTGATTTTCCGGGAATTACACATTTTATAGTTGATGAAAATGAAGTAAATGAAAAAGAAAAGTTTTTTGAAGTAATCAAAGATAAGATGGAGAAAGAGGATTATGATGCTTTTGGTTTAATGTTCTATAATTATGAAGATAGATTCCTAAAACCATTGGTTTATGTAAGAGCTACAGATAGCAAGTATTGGGAAAGAAGTTGTGCTTCTGGTACCTCAGCATTGGGTGTTGCACTAGCTTTAAATAAAAATATAAGCATTGAAGAAAAAGTCAAACAACCTGGAGGAGAACTTGAAGTATCTATTACCTTAGAAAATGGTAAGATAACAGAATTGTATCTAGATGGTAAAGTAGATATAGTTTCAGAAGGGGTTGTATATTTAGAGGGGCAGCTATAA
- the trmL gene encoding tRNA (uridine(34)/cytosine(34)/5-carboxymethylaminomethyluridine(34)-2'-O)-methyltransferase TrmL, translating into MGLNIVLVEPEIPHNTGAIARTCALTQVSLHLVRPLGFSIDDKHMKRAGLDYWDLVDIHIYDSFDEVLEKNPEGTFYFATTKTNRSYDEFQYKNNSYFVFGKETKGLPEELIKKHKETAIRIPMKDIGRSLNLANSANIIIFEALRQLGFPNLK; encoded by the coding sequence ATGGGATTAAATATTGTATTAGTTGAACCAGAAATACCACACAACACAGGAGCAATAGCCAGAACATGTGCTTTGACGCAAGTTTCATTACATCTTGTTAGACCATTAGGGTTTTCCATAGATGATAAACATATGAAAAGAGCGGGTCTTGATTATTGGGACTTAGTTGATATTCATATTTATGATAGCTTTGATGAAGTTTTGGAGAAGAATCCTGAAGGAACATTTTATTTTGCAACTACTAAAACAAATAGAAGTTATGATGAGTTTCAATATAAGAACAACTCATATTTTGTATTTGGTAAAGAAACTAAAGGATTACCAGAAGAATTAATAAAAAAACATAAGGAAACAGCTATAAGGATTCCGATGAAAGATATAGGCAGATCTTTGAACTTGGCAAATTCTGCCAACATTATAATCTTTGAGGCTTTAAGACAACTTGGATTCCCAAATCTTAAGTAA
- a CDS encoding VanW family protein, with translation MKKIIIILSSIVIVLGGLLGAIYYIYSTEINTGTIYNGITIDGYDIGGMTKEQALEFIKEQKDTDDVGKAFNLFYNDINYNIELKTLGHSYDYEGAIEEAYSIGRDGNLISRYKTIKELQKNKKLLYLEPEYNRDLVLELVDKIEKDINQDSTDATFDFNNGDFIVTEEKTGFKLDKSELINLLVDNVYELEDINLPIEVTEPKITKELLSRINGVIGEFSTSFKGSAYGRVQNIKLSAKRLSNLLILPGDEISYNETVGPINSDTGFMEAPVILNGELTPGMGGGVCQTSTTLYNALLLSDLTIVERHPHSIAASYVPRGTDGAVARGYLDLKFRNDFDYPIYTYSKIIGNNIYFYIYGDTTAKDYTIKIEPELIETIPYEVQEKLDPNAEPGSRTMIQEGRTGYKVRTFKSIIKDGKVVDRYQITFDYYRERDYIYKVGPELPKNVPAEPVDASVDEPVSIESFDENIEVIDLGQ, from the coding sequence ATGAAGAAGATCATCATAATACTATCATCAATAGTCATAGTTTTAGGAGGATTACTAGGAGCAATTTATTATATATACAGTACAGAAATTAATACAGGCACGATTTATAACGGAATTACTATAGACGGATATGATATTGGTGGAATGACTAAAGAACAGGCTCTAGAATTTATTAAGGAGCAAAAGGATACTGATGATGTTGGAAAGGCATTCAACCTTTTTTATAATGATATAAACTATAATATTGAATTAAAGACATTGGGTCATTCATACGATTATGAAGGTGCAATTGAAGAAGCTTATTCAATTGGTCGAGATGGTAACTTAATCAGTAGATATAAAACAATTAAAGAATTACAGAAAAATAAAAAGCTGTTATATCTTGAACCAGAATATAACAGGGATTTAGTTTTAGAGTTAGTTGATAAAATTGAGAAAGACATAAATCAAGATAGTACAGATGCAACATTTGATTTTAATAATGGCGATTTTATTGTCACTGAAGAAAAGACAGGTTTTAAGTTAGATAAAAGTGAACTTATAAATTTATTAGTTGATAATGTATATGAATTGGAAGACATTAATTTACCTATTGAAGTTACAGAACCAAAGATTACTAAGGAATTATTAAGTAGAATAAATGGTGTAATAGGAGAATTCTCTACATCTTTTAAAGGTAGCGCCTATGGTAGAGTTCAAAATATAAAGTTATCTGCAAAAAGATTAAGCAATTTATTGATTCTTCCAGGAGATGAAATATCCTATAACGAAACAGTGGGACCAATAAATTCAGATACTGGTTTTATGGAAGCTCCAGTTATATTAAATGGTGAGTTGACGCCAGGAATGGGTGGAGGAGTTTGTCAAACATCGACAACTTTATATAATGCACTCTTATTATCGGATTTAACTATAGTAGAAAGACATCCTCATTCGATTGCTGCTTCATATGTGCCAAGAGGAACTGATGGAGCTGTTGCAAGGGGATATTTGGACTTGAAGTTCAGAAATGATTTTGATTATCCAATATATACCTATTCCAAGATAATTGGTAATAATATATATTTTTATATCTACGGAGATACTACAGCTAAGGATTATACGATAAAAATAGAGCCTGAATTAATTGAAACCATACCTTATGAGGTTCAGGAGAAACTTGACCCAAATGCAGAACCTGGTAGTAGAACAATGATTCAAGAAGGTAGAACTGGCTACAAAGTAAGAACCTTCAAATCTATTATAAAAGACGGTAAGGTGGTTGACAGATATCAAATAACCTTTGATTATTATAGAGAAAGGGATTATATCTATAAAGTTGGTCCTGAATTACCTAAAAATGTGCCAGCGGAACCTGTAGACGCATCTGTAGATGAACCAGTTTCTATAGAATCCTTTGATGAGAACATAGAGGTAATTGATTTAGGGCAATGA
- the nth gene encoding endonuclease III: MGKKLKKKEAKEVIDILLDIFPDAKAELNFTNPFELLIATIMSAQTTDVQVNKVTTELFKEFKTPEDYLKLSAEQLGEKIKTIGFYNNKSRNIIATCRLLVEKYNSKVPEDRDELMTLPGVGRKTANVVVSNAFNTPAIAVDTHVFRVSNRIGLANSDNVDDTEKDLMGIIDKEMWSKAHHLLIFHGRRICKARRPLCEECPLTEYCYYYKKGGK, from the coding sequence ATGGGAAAAAAACTAAAGAAGAAGGAAGCTAAAGAGGTAATAGATATATTACTTGACATATTTCCTGATGCAAAAGCTGAACTAAACTTCACTAATCCTTTTGAATTATTGATAGCTACTATAATGTCTGCTCAAACTACAGACGTACAAGTAAATAAGGTAACAACAGAATTATTTAAAGAATTTAAAACTCCAGAAGATTATTTGAAACTAAGTGCAGAACAACTAGGTGAAAAAATAAAAACTATTGGATTTTATAATAATAAAAGTAGGAACATAATAGCTACATGTAGATTACTAGTAGAAAAATACAATAGCAAAGTACCAGAAGACAGAGATGAATTGATGACTCTTCCGGGTGTAGGAAGAAAAACTGCTAATGTAGTAGTTAGTAATGCATTTAACACACCAGCCATTGCTGTTGATACTCATGTTTTTCGAGTATCCAATAGAATTGGACTGGCTAATAGTGATAATGTTGATGATACTGAGAAGGACTTAATGGGTATAATTGATAAAGAAATGTGGTCAAAAGCTCATCATCTATTGATTTTTCATGGAAGAAGAATCTGCAAAGCAAGAAGACCTCTTTGTGAGGAATGTCCTTTGACAGAGTATTGTTATTACTATAAAAAAGGAGGGAAGTAA
- a CDS encoding DUF503 domain-containing protein, which produces MRTLIIGACSLKLNIFESNSLKEKRHIIKSIIGKLQSRFNISIAEVDLNDSWKSSVIGFACVTNDTQHANQVISNVMRFIDGDSRVEIVDYNIEIL; this is translated from the coding sequence GTGAGAACTTTGATTATAGGAGCTTGTTCTTTGAAATTAAATATATTTGAATCGAATTCACTTAAGGAAAAGAGGCATATAATTAAAAGCATAATTGGTAAATTGCAATCTAGATTCAACATATCTATTGCTGAGGTAGATTTAAATGATAGTTGGAAGTCATCTGTTATAGGCTTTGCCTGTGTGACTAATGATACTCAACATGCAAACCAGGTGATTTCAAATGTTATGAGATTTATAGATGGAGACAGTCGAGTGGAGATTGTGGATTATAATATAGAAATATTGTAG
- a CDS encoding Cof-type HAD-IIB family hydrolase, translated as MIYKLIAIDMDGTLLNSKKDLSSRTIKAINKAKDRGVNIVLSTGRLLSSAQNYANKLQLENHIIACNGAIIADKSGNIIYSKPLQMNKVEKIMKLGKKYSIYNHFYDSKTLYSSVYIKEVIDYYATRDSNIEYKILENENDIYKQKDLNAYKFLFIDDDINNLNKLQEELNGLPEISITKSWSNNLEVMDKDTSKGIGLEFLCNQLNIHKEEVIAIGDNENDLSMIKYAGLGVAMGNAEDIVKSHADYITSTNDEDGVAAVIEKFII; from the coding sequence ATGATATATAAGCTTATAGCAATAGATATGGATGGTACTCTGTTAAATAGTAAAAAGGATTTATCAAGTAGAACTATAAAGGCTATAAACAAAGCGAAGGATAGAGGTGTAAACATTGTGTTGTCAACTGGAAGATTGCTTAGTTCAGCACAAAATTATGCTAATAAACTACAATTAGAAAACCATATAATAGCATGCAATGGTGCAATAATAGCAGATAAGTCAGGAAATATTATTTATAGTAAACCATTACAAATGAATAAAGTGGAGAAGATAATGAAATTGGGTAAGAAATATAGTATCTATAATCATTTTTATGATAGTAAGACACTATATTCAAGTGTTTATATCAAGGAAGTTATCGATTATTATGCAACTAGAGATTCAAATATTGAATATAAGATATTGGAAAACGAGAATGATATATATAAACAAAAAGATTTAAATGCTTATAAGTTTCTTTTTATAGACGACGATATAAATAACCTTAATAAACTACAAGAAGAACTAAATGGTTTACCTGAAATAAGTATAACTAAGTCCTGGAGTAACAATCTAGAAGTCATGGATAAAGATACGTCTAAGGGTATTGGTCTAGAATTTCTTTGTAATCAACTGAACATTCATAAGGAAGAAGTAATTGCAATTGGTGATAATGAGAATGATTTGTCTATGATAAAATATGCAGGATTAGGTGTAGCAATGGGCAATGCAGAAGATATAGTGAAAAGCCATGCAGATTACATAACTAGCACAAACGATGAAGATGGTGTAGCAGCTGTCATAGAAAAGTTTATTATTTAA
- a CDS encoding cobalamin-binding protein, with amino-acid sequence MLKYRRLALVIAIMALGVFIVGCTQGNNTVEEDTPVQGEMSSEDEGTQVFSIVDDFGREVTLQKAPERIISLTPSNTEILYALGLGERIVGVSIFDDYPAEVLEIEKVGDFNGNNIERIIELEPDLVVIYGEGNEEENFRLDEAGINYVAFEPESIEAVIGTIEKIGRLTGKVDEAETLIEEMNDHMNEVLSKIEGVKPRKVFYEIWHEPLMAAGPGSFMDELMTLVGGDNIAKDTEVEYPQFDLEQLIKLNPEVYLTSVDLPEKTVESISARPGYENIDAIINEEVHLLDPNVVSRPGPRIIQALELVAKAIHPEIFK; translated from the coding sequence ATGTTAAAGTATAGAAGATTAGCATTAGTCATAGCAATTATGGCCTTAGGGGTATTCATAGTTGGATGTACACAGGGTAATAATACAGTAGAAGAAGATACACCAGTACAGGGTGAAATGTCTAGTGAAGATGAAGGAACACAAGTATTTAGCATAGTTGATGATTTTGGGAGAGAAGTTACCTTACAAAAGGCACCAGAGAGAATTATTTCACTAACACCAAGTAATACGGAAATATTATATGCTCTAGGTCTTGGTGAAAGGATAGTCGGAGTGTCTATATTTGATGATTATCCAGCTGAAGTACTTGAGATAGAAAAGGTTGGAGATTTTAATGGTAATAATATAGAAAGAATAATAGAACTTGAACCAGATTTAGTAGTTATCTATGGTGAGGGTAATGAAGAAGAAAACTTTAGATTAGATGAAGCAGGGATAAACTATGTGGCATTTGAACCTGAATCAATAGAAGCTGTTATAGGAACAATAGAGAAAATAGGACGATTAACTGGTAAGGTTGATGAAGCTGAGACTCTTATTGAAGAAATGAATGACCATATGAATGAAGTATTAAGTAAAATTGAAGGAGTAAAACCTAGGAAGGTATTCTATGAAATTTGGCATGAACCATTGATGGCTGCAGGACCTGGTTCATTTATGGATGAACTAATGACTTTAGTTGGTGGAGATAACATAGCTAAGGATACTGAGGTAGAATATCCACAATTTGATCTAGAGCAATTAATAAAATTAAATCCAGAAGTTTATTTAACATCTGTAGATTTACCTGAAAAAACAGTAGAATCAATATCAGCAAGACCCGGATATGAAAATATTGATGCGATTATTAATGAGGAAGTTCATTTGCTTGATCCAAATGTAGTATCCAGGCCTGGACCTAGAATAATTCAAGCCCTTGAATTAGTAGCTAAAGCAATCCATCCTGAAATCTTTAAGTAA